One Campylobacter lari DNA segment encodes these proteins:
- the fliP gene encoding flagellar type III secretion system pore protein FliP (The bacterial flagellar biogenesis protein FliP forms a type III secretion system (T3SS)-type pore required for flagellar assembly.) encodes MRVLLALFLSSLALLGAEATIPTVNLSLSAPNNPQQLVTTLNIVIVLTILALAPTIIFVMTSFLRLVVVFSFLRTALGTQTMPPNTILITLALILTFFIMEPVATKSYNEGIKPYIAEQIGYEEAFAKGVKPFKDFMLKNTREKDLALFYRIRNLENPKTIDDVPLTVLVPAFMISELKTAFEIGFLLFLPFLVIDMVVSSVLMAMGMMMLPPVMISMPFKLLIFVLVDGWNLLIQNLVKSFLT; translated from the coding sequence TTGAGGGTTTTACTAGCTTTATTTTTATCAAGCTTGGCTCTTTTAGGCGCTGAAGCAACCATACCAACTGTAAATTTAAGCCTTAGTGCGCCAAATAATCCACAACAACTCGTAACAACCCTAAATATAGTCATAGTTTTAACCATACTAGCTCTTGCGCCTACTATCATTTTTGTAATGACTTCATTCTTAAGACTTGTTGTGGTGTTTTCTTTTTTAAGAACAGCCCTTGGCACTCAAACTATGCCACCAAATACTATTTTAATTACCTTGGCTTTGATTTTAACTTTTTTCATTATGGAGCCTGTGGCTACAAAATCATACAACGAAGGTATAAAACCCTATATCGCTGAACAAATAGGTTATGAAGAAGCTTTTGCTAAAGGTGTTAAGCCTTTCAAAGATTTTATGCTAAAAAACACTAGGGAAAAAGACTTAGCGCTTTTTTATAGGATTAGAAATTTAGAAAATCCAAAAACCATAGATGATGTGCCTTTAACAGTTTTAGTGCCAGCCTTTATGATAAGCGAACTTAAAACTGCTTTTGAAATAGGCTTTTTACTTTTCTTGCCATTTTTGGTTATTGATATGGTAGTAAGCTCAGTATTAATGGCTATGGGTATGATGATGCTACCTCCTGTTATGATTTCTATGCCTTTTAAACTTTTGATATTTGTGCTTGTAGATGGATGGAATTTACTCATACAAAATTTGGTCAAAAGCTTTTTAACTTAG